The Syntrophorhabdus sp. sequence ACAAAACTCTGCGGGTCTTATCATTTACCTTTCCTCACGCCCCCTCCCGTATCCTCTCGTACAGGGAGTAGGTGTGGTCCGTGTAGAGGAAGCCCTTCAACCGGCAGGCCTCGATGCCCTCGCAGGGAGGGTTGATGCCGGCCATCCTGAGGTCGTAGTCGACCAT is a genomic window containing:
- a CDS encoding GDP-mannose 4,6-dehydratase, which codes for MVDYDLRMAGINPPCEGIEACRLKGFLYTDHTYSLYERIREGA